AGCCTCGCCGAGATGGGGAAGCTATGAAAGAGACGCTCGCGCTCGTGGCCTTCGTGGTCGCGCTCACCGGCTTCACGCTCCAGCCCATCCTCTCGGAAGACGCCTGCTCGGGCTCGTCGAGCGCGCTCGATCGCGGCATCGCCGCGGTGGTCCGCGCCGCCCTCGACGATGGTGGCTCCGCCCTCGTCGCCCGGGATCGGCTGCGCGCCGAGGGGATGGCGGGAATGGTGGTCGATCGCTGCCTCGCATCGCAGGAGGAGACCCATCGGACGGGGAAGGAGTTCCGGGCGGAGCTCGTCCGCCCTGAACTGGCCGTTGGCGGAACGCAACTGGCTCTCGCCGCTCGAGATCTGAGCGGGCGTCGCGCGACGGGCTCCTCCGATGATCGCCCGTGGTAGAACGCTGGGCTCCATGGAGCCCTCTCATGCCGAGATCGCCGGCGCGCTCGAGCGCCACTTCGGATTCGCGGGCTTCCGCCCCGGTCAGGAAGCCGTGGTCCGCTCGGTCCTCGCCGGGAAGCCGACCGTCGCGGTGATGCCCACCGGAGCGGGCAAGAGCCTCTGCTACCAGCTCCCCGCCCTGCTCCTCCCCGGGACCGCGCTGATCGTCAGCCCGCTGGTGGCGCTGATGAAGGACCAGGTCGACTCGCTCTCCGCCCGGGGCATTCCGGCCACCTTCATCAACTCGTCGATCGACGACGCCGAAAAGGCGCGCCGCCTCGACGCCGTCAGGCGGGGCGCCTTCAAGCTCGTCTACGTGGCGCCGGAGCGCTTCCGATCGGCGGCGTTCGTCGAGGCCATCCGGGAAATCGAGATTTCGCTCTACGCGGTGGACGAGGCCCACTGCATCTCCCAGTGGGGCCACGACTTCCGGCCGGACTACACGAGGCTCGGGCAGGTGCGGTGGGTGCTTCGGCCGCCCAGGACCCTGGCGCTCACCGCCACGGCGACCCCGGAGGTCCGGGACGACATCGTCCGAGTGCTGCGGCTCAAGGATCCCAAGGTCTCGGTGGCCGGCTTCGACAGGCCCAACCTCTTCTTCGAGGTCGCGAAGGTCGCCAACGAGCACGAGAAGCTCGGTCGGATCGTCCGGTCCTGCCGGGACGGAGGCGGGGTCGTCTATTGCGCGACCCGGCGGGACGTCGAGAAGGTGGCCGGGATGCTCGATGGCCGGGGGATCCGCAGCTTCGCCTACCACGCGGGTATGGGCGACGACGATCGCAGGCGGATCCAGGACGCGTTCATGGCCCAGGACGACGCCGTGGTCTGTGCCACGAACGCGTTCGGGATGGGCGTGGACAAACCCACCATCCGATTCGTGGCCCACTTTGCCATCCCGAAGGCGATCGAGGCCTACTACCAGGAGGCCGGCCGCGCGGGCCGCGATGGCCGCCCTGCCCGCGCCGTCCTGCTCTTCAACCACGCCGACGTCTACCTCCAGGAGCGCCTGGTGGAGGCGAACCATCCGTCCGCCGCCATGGTGCGGGACGTGTGGAAGCATCTGCGCACCATGGGTGATGGCGAGCTCCCGATCGGCGAGCGACAGGTCGCCGCCGCGGTCTCCGCGAGCCCGCTCCAGGTGGGTTCGGCGATCAAGCACCTCGAGCGGGCGGGCCACCTCCAGCGCAGCGCCCGCGGTCTCGTCGTCCTCGAGCCCGGGCTCGAGGACGACGAGCTTCGGGTCGACTTCGACGGGATCGCGGCGAGGCGGCAGCGCGAGCTCCAGATGGTGCGGCGGATGTCGAGCTACGCGTACCACGAGGGATGCCGCCGCTCGTACCTCCTGCACTATTTCGGGGACGAGCCCGTGCCGTGCTCGGGCTGCGACGTCTGCAACGGGCCGAGCGAGCCGCCGGTCGAAGAGCTCGCCCCGGCGCCGGCGTCGAGGCGCGGCCGAAAGGATCGCCCGACTGCCGCGAACGACGAAGGACCGTACGACGGCGAGGTCTTCGCGGCGCTCAAGGAGCTCCGGCTCTCCCTGGCAAAAGCGGAAGGAGTGCCGCCCTACGTGGTCTTCCACGACCGCGCGCTCCGCGCCTTCGCGCGGGCGCTGCCGCAGACCGAGGAGGCCTTCCTCTCGGTCGCCGGCGCCGGCCCGACGAAGTGGGAGCGGTACGGGCCGCACATTCTTGCGACCATCTCGCAGGCCCGGCGCAGCTCGGACTGAGAGCTTGTGGCGGCGAAGAAGAAGTCGGGGCCGCTTCTGCGGGACCGATTTCTTCACACGCTCTGACGGCTACCGATGCTTCAGCGAGCCGATCGCGCCGCCGAAGGTCCAGAGCAACCCGACGCCAAGGGAGAGGAGCAGGATTGACGCGACTCCCACCAGCGGGACGGCGGTGCCGGCGAGCCAGGCGGGGAGGCGGCCCGTAGCCATCGCGGCATTGAGCGTGGAGTCGAAGCCCAGGGTCGCGATCAGCCACGACGGCAGCGCGCAGAGCACGTCCGAGGTGCGCCGGTAGATCGACTCGGGAAGATGGTGGTGGAGCACTTCGAGGGAGAGGCCGGCCGCGCCGTAGACGAGGGCCAGCCGGAACCCGAGAGTCGGAAAGAGCCTCATGGCCTGGCGCCTACGGGAATCGCCCGGCCCATCAGCCACGAACCTCCACTCCGCTCGCCCAAGCCGCCTCCCAATCAACCCTCACCGACGAGGCGATCACGATCGGCCTCTGTTTCCACGCTGTCAACCCGGACCCCGTCACGCCACGGCCCTTCGCGGGCAGCCGGATTCCTCGCCCGTCCTCCCGGCCAGTTCCAGCGCGAGCCAGGCGCACGCTCGCCTGCGGCTCGCGAGAGCTCGTGAATTTCTTCACGAACTTTCAGCCCCCGCTGCCGATTCGAGCGAGGGTCTTCCGGGCCTCGTTCACCCCGGGGCCGCGGGGAGCGAGCACGAGGTAGCGCTCGAGGGCCGCGGCGGCCTCCTTCGTCGTGCCACCGCCGCGGAGGAGATTCCGGGCCTTGAGCAGATGGACGTCCGCGAGCCAGGGTGAGAGCTCGGCCGCCCGGCTGAACGCCTGCGCTGCGGGCTTCAGCTCCCCCGCGGCGTCGAGCGCCTCTGCGAGGGCGAGGTGGGCCAGACCGAGCGATCCGTCGAGCTCGACGGCCGCCTCGGCTTCCTGACGGGCAGCGTCGTTTGCCCCCTTCCCGTCGGCGAGCAGGACGGCGGCGAGGGCCGATCGGGCCATCGCCCGCTCGGAGGCCTTTCCGTTCGATCCGATGCGACCCAACAGGGTGCGCAGGCGCTTCTCGGCCGGGGCCGGGCGAGCTTGCGCGGCGTCGGTCCTGGCGAGTCCGACTTCGGCTACCGCCCAGCCCGGCTGGAGCGCCAGCGCCCGTGCGAAGGAGGTGGCGGCGGCTCGGGCGTTGCCCTGTGCGAGCTCGGCCTCACCGCGCCCCGCCCACGAGGCGGCATCGCCCGACCCCAACTGCGTGGCCTCCGAGAAGGCCTGCCGGGCTCGTTCCGGGTCGGCGAGGGCGAGCCGGACTTCGCCGAGGGCGCGCCGGGCCGGAGCGCTCTTGGGGAAGGCGCGCACGATGGCCTGGACCCTGGCGAGGGCTTCGTCCTTCCTGCCGCCGCGGAGCATCGCGCCCGTGAGGTCGACGAGCGCCGCGCCGTCTTCGGGATCGAGCTCGAGGGCCGCCTCCCACTCGTCCATCGCGGCGTCCGGATTGCCGGCCTCGAGGAAGGCAGTGCCGAGCGCCCTTCGGCCCTCGACGCGAAGCGGGTTCAAGCGAACCGCCTCGCGGAGCATGGCCAGAGCCTCGTCGTGGCGACCCCGCTCGAGCAGGAGCCGGCCCAGCTCGAAGCGCGGCTCGGCGGATCGGGGGTCGAGCTCCACCGCCTCGACCAGGGCGCGCTCGGCCTCGTCGAGCTTGCCCTCGCGCCGCAGGAGCCTCGCCCATGCCCACCGTCCGGTGGTTCGCGCCCGCGATCCCGTGCCGAGGCGCTCCAAGGTCTTCCGCGCCTGATCGAGGCGTCCCCTCTCGAGGTCGACGAGGCCGAGGTAGACGACGGCCTCTACCGGCAGCTTGCGCTCCAGCACGGTCGCGTGGAGGGACTCGTGCGCCTTGGCGATCATTCCGGCGCGGAAGCGCGCGATCCCCACCTGGAGGTGAACGGGTCTCTCGCCCGGCTTCCCGGAGAGCGCCGCGGCCTCCCGCAGGCGCCCGGCGGCGACGAGGAGGCGGGCGTAGGCCTCACGCAGCGCAGGATCCTGGGATGCGTCGAAGTCGAAGCCGCGGAAGAGCTCGAGGCCCACGTCTGCGGCGCCGATCGACACGTAGGCCTGGGCGAGCTGGACGAGCCGCTCTGAATCCTTCCCCGCCTCGACCTTCTCGAGCTCGGCGACCGCCGAGTCGCGCGTGCCGACCGCGGCGCGGAGGCGGGCCCGGACGATGGCGAGGCGAAGGCGGATGCCGACTGGCACCTGGTCGCTGGTGCGGAGCTTGTCGAGACCCGCGAGCGCCTGTTCGAGGAGCCTGGGCTCGCGCGAGAAGGCGAGGTGCGACTCGGCTGCGCCGACCAGGGCCGCGGGGTGGTCCTCGGAGACGGAGAGTGCGAGCTCGTAGTACCGGATCGCTTCTTCGTGCTCGCTTCGGGAGCGATAGTAGTCCCCGACCTTCACGAGCGTGGGCACGTGGCCCGGGCTCGCGAGGATGGCCGAGTTGAACCGCTCGACGGCGACCAGCGGCTGGTCTCTCGATAGGAGGACGGCCCCTGCGAGGCTCAGGAGGGTGGCGCCGGCGCTCTCGGGCGGGATCGAGAGGATCTCGTCCTCGATGGCGCGGCGCTCCTCCCGGTTGCCGCCGGTGACCGCGAGGCGCCAGCGGGCGGCGAGGAGGGCATCCCGCTCCTCGGGGCTGGTCGCGTGGCGGCTCGCCAACGCCGTCGCCGCCCGAAGGTCGAAGGCGTCGAACGAAGCGGCCAGGGTCGCAGCCGCCTGGGCCTTCAACGCCAGCGCGGTCGAGTTGGTCGAATCGAGGTCCAGCGCCTCGTCGAGAGCGTCCAGGCTGGCCTGGAGGGCGGCGAAGGTGTCTCGAGCGAGGCCGTTTCGCGCCGCGGCGAGGTAGCGCGCGATCTCCTGCTCCCTCGTGGCCGCCCGCTCCAGGAGGTAGGCGGCGACTCCGGCGCCCGCGACCAGGAGGCCGATGACGGCGAGCGAGAGGGAGAGCGCGTTTCGGCGCAGGAAGCCCTTGGGCCGATTCCGCTCCTGCGCCAGCTTCTCCCGGAGCTGGCGCTCGTACTCGGCGGCAGCCTTGGCGGCCTCGAGAGAGGCGGACGGATCGGCGACGACGACCGGCGCGGGCGTCTCCCGGGCGGGAGCGGGAAGGTCGCCGAGCCAATCCCCGGCCTCCGCTTTGGCTGGAGCCAGCGGCGGCGGCGCGGATCGCGGCGGCGGCGGGAGGGGCGGAGCCGCCGACGTCGCCGACGGGAAACGCGGAGTCCCCGGCGCGGCGGACGGGATGGGCGGAGTCGCCGTGGAATTCGACGGGAAGGGAGGTGTCCCCGGCGCGGTGGGCGGCGAGGTCGCCGGCGAGGTCGAAGCCCTCGCCGCGACCCGAGGCGGGAGGGGAGGGGGCGCGGATGGCGCAGCCGGAGGTCCGAGGGTCTCCTCGGCGGGCAGGGATTCACTGCCTCCTCGGCTCTCCTCGCTCGTATCGTCCTTCCGCTCCGTCATGCGCGTTTCCCTGGCCCGTCCGTTCTCTGCCCCCGTCGACGACGGAGAGCGGTCTGGCGTTGGTCTTCGTCGGCTTCAGCGCGAACGAGGGACCTGCCCGATCGACGCGAAGGTCCAACAATTGGAGAAAGACCTCTAGCGCAATCTGCGCAACGGCCTCTCACATGCAGTCAATTCGCGCACCTCGAACCACATATCCACACGTGCAGGTTTCGCGGAAATCGCTGTCGTCTGCTACGCTCCGGTTCGTGTTTCCGAGACCTCTTCTCTTTGCGCTCGTCGCGCTGCTCCTGGGCTCAGGCGCGTGTGCGACCACGTCCGCGGGCCGCTCCGCGGAGCAGCTCGCCGACGCGTCGCGCGAGCTCTACGACGCGCTGCAATTCGGAGACTACCAGTTCGTGGCCCAGCGCATCTCGAGCGACCTCCGCACCGACTTCCTCGCCAGGGCCTACGGACTCGAGAAGTCCCTGTCGGTTCTCGAGTACACCACGATCTCGGTGGAGCTCCAGCCGGGAGGCGATTCGGCGCGCATGCTCACGCGGATGTCCTGGTACGAGCTTCCGTCGACGGTCGTGAAGACGGACAACGTCTTCATCGACTGGAAGCGAGTTGGCCAGGGCTCGCAGAGCGGCTGGATCATCGAGAAGATCTCGGGCGGTCCGATTCCCGTACCTGCCGACTGACCCGACCCGCTCTTCCGGCTACTCACCGCCCCGATCCTGTCGGGGCGGTGGAGAGCGAAGCCGGGCCGGGCTCCGAGCGAATGCCGCTGGCTCAGAACGGGATGTCGTCGTTGGGGCCGCCGCCGTAGTCCGGGCCGCCACCGAAGTCGTCGCCTCCCGATCCTCGACCGCCGCCGTAGCCGCCGCCGGAGCCACCACCGCCGCCGCCGTAGCCACCGCCACCGCCGCCGCCGCCACTGCCGCCGCCGCCGTAGCCACCACCGCCGCCGCCACTGCCGCCGCCGCCGAAGCCACCACCGCCGCCGCCACTGCCGCCGCCAGTTCCCCCGCCGCTTCCGAGGAAGACGACCTGGTTCGCGACGATCTCGGTCGTGAAGCGCTTCTGCCCGTCCTTGTCCTGCCACTCACGGGTCTGAAGCCTGCCCTCCACGTAGCACTGGCGGCCCTTCTTGAGGTACTCGCCGCAGAGCTCCGCGAGCTTTCCCCAGACGACCACTCGATGCCACTCGGTGCGCTCCTGCTTCTGCCCCGAGCCCTTGTCCGCCCAGGAGTCGGTCGTCGCCAGCCGGAAGTTGGCGACCGCCTGGCCACCGGGCGTGTAACGGATCTCGGGATCGGCCCCGAGGTTTCCGAGGAGGGTCACTCTGTTGACGCTTGCCATCGCTCTCTCACTATTCGTCTCTAAGAGACGCACACCGCGTGCGCCCCACCTGGCACGGCGCGAGGCCAGCCATGGGACGCAACCTAGCACGGCTATCCGACACCGGGTGGCGGCTACCGGACAGACGCCTCTCCGACCACGCTAGGGCGCGACTGCGGTCGGCGTGGCCTCCGGGCCCTGCGGCTTGTGGTCGTCGCCCGCTCCCAGACGGCTCTCGACGGACCTCGCGAAGGTCGCCAACCGGGGATCGACGCCATTCGCGGCCTTGGCGACGGCGATGTTGAAGGGATGGGGAGCGATCGGCGACAGCTGCATCCGCGGATGCGGCTCGGCGATCACCTTTCCCAGAAGAGCGATCGCGGCGGCCTGGGACCCCTCCGAGGCCCCCTCCAGCGCGGCGAGGAGCTCGTCGGGTGCGGTACGGCCAATCTCCGCGAAGCCGTCGGCCAGCTCGGCGGAGAGCGGATCGCCCTCCTCTACCTCTTCGGACACCGCGACGAGCTGCGAGATCGCGGCGGTGTTCCCGGCTACCGCCAGGTCGAAGAGCGTGTCGAGGACGGGGACCCGGCCCATGCCCCTTGCCGCGGCCCTCAGGCGCCCGAAGACGTCCGCCCCCGGCGAGAAGGCCTCGACGACAGCGACGGCGGCGCTGCCATCCCCCCGATCGGAGCGATAGAGCGCGTCGGCGATCACGGCCCGCACGGCCGGATCGCGCTCGGTGCGGAGCGCCGCCCGGAGGAAGGTCGCGTTGCGGCTCTCCTCGACGCGGCCCAGGTCGGCATAGGTCGAGATCCGGTTGCGGAGGATGTCCAGGGGCGTGGAAGGATCGCTCGGAGGCGGCTCGGCCAGCGCGATCGCGGAGCGGCTCCCGCCCTCGGAGCCTTCGGAGGCGATGGCGGCGCCGATGGCGTCCACCCTGGGGAGCACCTGCGAGAGGCGGCCCGGGTAGTCGTTCACCACGATCGAGAACGCGTAGCGCTTGCCGGAGACCGCGTCGACGATCCCCGAGAGCGAGGTGACGTTCTGGAGCGTGCCCGTCTTCGCCCGGATGCGGCCCTCGGCGAGGGTGCCGCCGAGCCGGTGGCGAGTGGTCCCGTCGACGCCGGCGATGGGCAGCGACGCGAGGAGCTCGGGCTCGATCCGCGAGTACCGGTGGACCCACTCCAGCAGCCTGACGAGCTGGCGCGCGCTGACGCGGTTGGTGTCGTTGAGGCCGCTGCCGTTGCGGATCACCATCGAGCCTCGCGGGATCCCGACCAGGTCGGCGAGGAAGTCCTCCATCGCCGCGGCTCCCTTGGCCCAGGTCCCGGGCGCCCCCTTCATCTCCGCGCCGATCGTCTTGAGCAGCATCTCCGACATGTGGTTCTGCGACCACTTGTTGAGCTTGTTGACCAGCACCGCCAGCGGCTCGGAGAAGTCGACGACGATGGGAATCTTGAGCTCGGCGGGAACGGCGCTCAGGACGACCTTCCCCTTGATCTTGATCCCCTGCTCGGCCAGCACCGCGCGGAAGGTCTCGCCGGTGTAGCGGGGCGGGTTGGAGATCCGGCGGTAGAGCACCTCGCCCCGGCTCCCCTCGGCGACTCGCGCGCGAACCACGATGCGCTGCCGGTCCCCGTCGCGGCTCGACGAGGCGACCACGCGGCCACGGGCGTCGCGCGGCGCGGTATCGGCCAGGTTCTCGACCGTCAGATACGCGGAGTCGGGCTCGAGCTCGACCCGCGCTTTGGCCCCGACCGACTCGCCGGGGTGGACGTGGATCCCGACCGAGTTGAAGTTGAGGGACACAGCGCCGGCGCCCGCCATGTAGGGACGGTCGGAGTCGTCCTGCTCCCAGCCCGGCCCGTCGTAGACCGCGTCGAAGTAGGTGTCGTCGATCACGAGGTTGCCCGTGATCTCCCGGACGCCCTGGTGCCTCAGCTCCCTCGCGAGGCGGAAGAGGCGCTCGGTGGTGAGCGAGGGATCGCCCTTGCCCCGCAGGTAGAGCGAGCCCTTCACCACCCCCGCCCTCGCCGGCTCGGAGACGTAGAGCTCGGTGGCGAAGCGGAAGTTGGTGCCGAGGATCGCCATGGCGCTCACGGTCGTGAGCAGCTTCATGTTCGAAGCCGGGTTGAGGAGCTCGTCCGCGTTCCGGGCGAAGACGACCTTGCCGGTGTCCAGGTCGCTCACGAGGACACCCGTCCTCGCATCGCGGATGGGGCCGGCCCGAAGGATCTCGGCGATGGAGGCGGGGAGCTCCGGTGAGATCTCCTGCTCCCGGACCTCACTCCGCGGAGTCGGATCGGCGGCGTGCGCTCCGTCGGGAGGGAGCACCCAGGCCAGGACGCAGAACCACGTGGCGACGAACGCAGGGTGGCGGAAAGGAGCGGCTCGAGCCACGGTCGGGATCCTTGGAGTTCCGAGAGAAGGGCCTTGGCGAATTGCTTGCCCTGCGAGCGCTCGGCGTCGAGATCGATAGTAGGGTCCGACGGGGCGCCAGGCAACGTGCCAGCGACCGAGCCCTCCGCGCTCGCCCCGCCGCGCTCCCGAGCTGGGGATTCGGCCTCGCGGCTCGGTCGGTTGTTGGATGGAAGGCGAGTCGACGTTACCATCCGCCTCCCATCCGATGCGTAGCGTTCCTCCAACCAGCTCCCGACCCCAGCCCCTCCCGAGGAGAGCGCCCATCGCCCTCGTCCTGGCCGCGTTGGGGGCGCTCTCCGCCTGCAGGGCAGCCGAGCGGCCGTCGGACGTGATCGTCCTCGCGATCGACGCCCCGCCGGAGACCCTCGACCGCCGGATGGCGCTCGGCCTGAACGCCATGCGGATCGCCCAGCTCGTGACACCCGGTCTCACCCGGATCGACGAGCGCGGAGAGGCGGTGCCGGATCTGGCGGAGTCCTTCGAGGCGGAGGGGGCTCGGAAGTGGATCTTCCACCTGCGCCCCGGGCTGGCCTTCTCCGACGGGACGCCCCTGTCCGCCGAGGACGTGGTCGCGACCTTCCGCTCGGTCCTCGATCCCGCCGTCGGTTCGCCCCACCGGAGCGCCTACGGATACGTCGAATCGGTGGAGGCGCCGGATCCCGCCACCGTGGTCTTCCGCCTCTCCCGGCCCTTCGGAGCCATGCCGGTGGACGGGACCCTGGGGATCCTGCCCGCGCGCCTCGCCGGTCCGGAGCACCGCGACGAGCTCCGCCTCCGGCCGATTGGCGCCGGCCCCTTCGTGGTGTCCCGCTGGGACGGCGCCGACGACCTCCGGCTGGCGCCCAACCCGCGCTACTTCGGCGGCGCGCCCGTGGTCTCCCTCGAGGTCCGCACGGTCCGCGACGAGACCACCCGGATCCTCGAGCTTCGCAAGGGGCGGGTCGACGTCCTGCTGGGATCGCTGAGCGCGCCGCTGCTCCCGGCCCTCCGGGGCGAGCCGCGCCTCCAGGTGAAGGTCGGCCCCGGTGCAGGGGTCTCCTACCTCATGTTCAATATGACGGATCCGACCGTCGGCCGGAGGGAGGTCCGAGAGGCGATCGCCCTGGCCCTCGATCGGGAGGCGCTCGCCCGGTTCAAGCTCAAGGGCGCGGCCCAGGTGGCCGACACGCTCTTCCGCGAGGATCACTGGGCCTACGACGCCGGCGTCGGGAGGCGCAGCCGCGACCTCGGCCGAGCGAAGGCGCTCCTCGACGAGGCCGGCTTCCGCGAGCCGGCGGACGGCGGGCCGAGGCTGACGCTCACGCTCAAGCTCTCCACCGATCGCTTCCGGCGATCGCTCGCGCTCGCGATGGCGTCCCAGCTCGCCGAGGCCGGGATCCGCCTCGAGCTCCAGCCCCTCGAGTGGGGCACCTTCCTCGGCGACGTGAAGCGGGGGAACTTCCAGGTCGCCTCGCTGAAGTGGCCCGCCGTCGTGGATCCCGACCTCCTCCGGCTCGCGTACCACTCGGCGTCGATCCCCTCCGAGGCCTCGGCCTGGGGCGGCGGAAACCGCATGCGGTACCGCAACGCCGAGCTCGACGCGCTCCTCGACCGGGGCCGGGAGGAGGTCGATCCCCTCGAGCGCCGCGCCGCGTACGCCGCCGCGCAGCGGATCCTGGCTCGCGACCTCCCGGCGATCCCCCTGCTCCACGAGGACGCGGTGGGCGTGATCGCCAAGACCGTGGAGGGCGTCGAGGTCGATCCCCAGGGGAGCCTGCGGAGCCTTGCCCGCGCCAGGCGGATCGTCCGATGAGGCCACTGCTCCACAAGACCGCGGGGACACTCCTCGCCGCGCTTGGCGCCGTGTTCCTGGTGTCGATCTTCCTCGATCTGGTGCCGGGCGATCCGATCGACGCGATCCTCGGCGAGCAGGCGCAGGAGGCCGATCGGGCGGAGCTCCGCGCCGCGCTCCACCTGGACGATCCCCTTGCGATGCGCCTGTGGAGCTTCGCCCGCGACACCGCACGCCTCGAGCTGCGGTCGTCGGTGCCGCCATTCCAGGAGCGGGTCTTCGACACGATCGGGAGGGCGGCGCCGAACACCGCGCTCCTCGCCGGCGCGTCGCTCCTGGTGGCGATCCTCGTCGCCCTCCCGCTGGGAGTCGTGGCGGCGGCGCGGCCCGGAAGCCGTCTCGACGCGGCGGCGAGCGCGTTTGCCGTGCTCGGCGTCGCGATCCCGCGGATCTGGCTCGGGCCCCTGCTGATCCTGGTGTTCGCGATCGGCCTGGACTGGCTGCCGGTGTCCGGCCTCGAGGAGCCCGCGGGGCTCGTGCTTCCCGCCCTTACGCTGGGTCTGGCCCTGTCTGCCTTCCTGGCCCGCATGATCCGCGCGTCGCTCCTGGACGCCACCGGCGAGGACTACGTGCGGACCGCCCGGGCGAAGGGGCTCTCGGAGGCGCGGGTGATCGCGAAGCACGCCCTGCGGAACGCGCTCCTCCCCGTGCTCACGGTGCTGGGGCTCCAGCTCGGCGCGCTCCTCGGCGGCGCGGTGATCACGGAGAAGGTCTTCAACTACCCGGGGATGGGGAGCCTCCTGCTCCAGGCGATCGATCGGCGGGACTACAACATGGTCCGCGCCTGCGTCCTCGCCTTCACGCTCGCCTACGTCGCCGTGAACCTCCTCACGGACCTGGCCTACGCCGCGGCCGATCCACGGGTCCGGAGGCGTCGATGAGGCCGCTCGCGAATCCGCCCCTGCCCGAGCGAATCGGGGACGCCGGCGCCCCGCCCCCCGCCCGGCGACGGCGTCCTTTGCTTCGGGGCTTCGGGCCGTGGATGGGCCTCGGGATCGTGGCGACGCTCTGCCTGGTGGCGCTCGTCGCGCCCCTCGTCGGCGGCGTCGATCCGCGGGCGATCTCCCTCGAGAACGAGCTCGCCCCACCGGGCGGCGCCCACCTCCTGGGCACCGCGGAGAACGGCGTCGACGTCCTCGCCCAGCTCCTCCATGGCGCCCGGACCTCGCTACTCGTGGGCCTCGCCGCCACCCTCCTCTCGACAGTCGTGGGGACGCTCCTGGGAGCGGTGGCGGCCTACCGCGGCGGGATCGCGGAAGAGCTCCTCATGCGCGTGGTGGACGTGCTCCTCGCGTTCCCGGGGATCCTCCTCGCGATCTTCATCACCGCGGTCCTCGGCCCGTCGCTCTGGAACGTGATCATCGCGCTCTGCGCAACGGGCTGGACCGGCTACGCGCGCCTCGCCCGCGCGCAGGTGCTGGCTCTCCGGGACCGCGACTTCGTCCAATCGGCGCGGGCCCTTGGCGCGTCTGGGCCGCGGATCGTGCTCCGCCACCTCCTGCCGAACCTGCTCGGTCCCGTGGTGGTCCAGGCGACCTTCGGCGTCCCGGGCGCGATGCTCTCCGAGGCCTCTCTCTCCTTCCTGGGCCTGGGCGTGCCGCCGGGCACTCCGTCGTGGGGCGCGCTGGTGGACCAGGGGACGCAGTACCTGATGATCGCACCGCACGTGGCGCTCTTCCCCGGTGTGGCCATCGCGCTCTCCGTGCTCGGCTTCAATCTTCTCGGCGACGGTCTTCGCGACAGGCTCGATCCCAGGCGACGTTGAGCTCCGCGCCCAGGAAGATCGCGATCGACGAGATCCACATCCACACCAGGAGGATCACGAAGCCGCCCAGCGTCCCGTAGGTGATGTCGTAGCTCCCGAGGTGAGATACGTAGACGGCGAAGCCGTGGGACGCGAGGATCCAGACGAGCACGGCGACGACCGAGCCGGGCGTGATCAAGCGGATCGGCGCCTTCGTCTCCGGGAGCACGTGGTAGAGGACGGCGAGGATCACCATCATCATCGC
The Vulgatibacter incomptus DNA segment above includes these coding regions:
- a CDS encoding tetratricopeptide repeat protein, with amino-acid sequence MTERKDDTSEESRGGSESLPAEETLGPPAAPSAPPPLPPRVAARASTSPATSPPTAPGTPPFPSNSTATPPIPSAAPGTPRFPSATSAAPPLPPPPRSAPPPLAPAKAEAGDWLGDLPAPARETPAPVVVADPSASLEAAKAAAEYERQLREKLAQERNRPKGFLRRNALSLSLAVIGLLVAGAGVAAYLLERAATREQEIARYLAAARNGLARDTFAALQASLDALDEALDLDSTNSTALALKAQAAATLAASFDAFDLRAATALASRHATSPEERDALLAARWRLAVTGGNREERRAIEDEILSIPPESAGATLLSLAGAVLLSRDQPLVAVERFNSAILASPGHVPTLVKVGDYYRSRSEHEEAIRYYELALSVSEDHPAALVGAAESHLAFSREPRLLEQALAGLDKLRTSDQVPVGIRLRLAIVRARLRAAVGTRDSAVAELEKVEAGKDSERLVQLAQAYVSIGAADVGLELFRGFDFDASQDPALREAYARLLVAAGRLREAAALSGKPGERPVHLQVGIARFRAGMIAKAHESLHATVLERKLPVEAVVYLGLVDLERGRLDQARKTLERLGTGSRARTTGRWAWARLLRREGKLDEAERALVEAVELDPRSAEPRFELGRLLLERGRHDEALAMLREAVRLNPLRVEGRRALGTAFLEAGNPDAAMDEWEAALELDPEDGAALVDLTGAMLRGGRKDEALARVQAIVRAFPKSAPARRALGEVRLALADPERARQAFSEATQLGSGDAASWAGRGEAELAQGNARAAATSFARALALQPGWAVAEVGLARTDAAQARPAPAEKRLRTLLGRIGSNGKASERAMARSALAAVLLADGKGANDAARQEAEAAVELDGSLGLAHLALAEALDAAGELKPAAQAFSRAAELSPWLADVHLLKARNLLRGGGTTKEAAAALERYLVLAPRGPGVNEARKTLARIGSGG
- a CDS encoding single-stranded DNA-binding protein; amino-acid sequence: MASVNRVTLLGNLGADPEIRYTPGGQAVANFRLATTDSWADKGSGQKQERTEWHRVVVWGKLAELCGEYLKKGRQCYVEGRLQTREWQDKDGQKRFTTEIVANQVVFLGSGGGTGGGSGGGGGGFGGGGSGGGGGGYGGGGSGGGGGGGGYGGGGGGSGGGYGGGRGSGGDDFGGGPDYGGGPNDDIPF
- the dacB gene encoding D-alanyl-D-alanine carboxypeptidase/D-alanyl-D-alanine-endopeptidase; amino-acid sequence: MARAAPFRHPAFVATWFCVLAWVLPPDGAHAADPTPRSEVREQEISPELPASIAEILRAGPIRDARTGVLVSDLDTGKVVFARNADELLNPASNMKLLTTVSAMAILGTNFRFATELYVSEPARAGVVKGSLYLRGKGDPSLTTERLFRLARELRHQGVREITGNLVIDDTYFDAVYDGPGWEQDDSDRPYMAGAGAVSLNFNSVGIHVHPGESVGAKARVELEPDSAYLTVENLADTAPRDARGRVVASSSRDGDRQRIVVRARVAEGSRGEVLYRRISNPPRYTGETFRAVLAEQGIKIKGKVVLSAVPAELKIPIVVDFSEPLAVLVNKLNKWSQNHMSEMLLKTIGAEMKGAPGTWAKGAAAMEDFLADLVGIPRGSMVIRNGSGLNDTNRVSARQLVRLLEWVHRYSRIEPELLASLPIAGVDGTTRHRLGGTLAEGRIRAKTGTLQNVTSLSGIVDAVSGKRYAFSIVVNDYPGRLSQVLPRVDAIGAAIASEGSEGGSRSAIALAEPPPSDPSTPLDILRNRISTYADLGRVEESRNATFLRAALRTERDPAVRAVIADALYRSDRGDGSAAVAVVEAFSPGADVFGRLRAAARGMGRVPVLDTLFDLAVAGNTAAISQLVAVSEEVEEGDPLSAELADGFAEIGRTAPDELLAALEGASEGSQAAAIALLGKVIAEPHPRMQLSPIAPHPFNIAVAKAANGVDPRLATFARSVESRLGAGDDHKPQGPEATPTAVAP
- a CDS encoding RecQ family ATP-dependent DNA helicase; this translates as MEPSHAEIAGALERHFGFAGFRPGQEAVVRSVLAGKPTVAVMPTGAGKSLCYQLPALLLPGTALIVSPLVALMKDQVDSLSARGIPATFINSSIDDAEKARRLDAVRRGAFKLVYVAPERFRSAAFVEAIREIEISLYAVDEAHCISQWGHDFRPDYTRLGQVRWVLRPPRTLALTATATPEVRDDIVRVLRLKDPKVSVAGFDRPNLFFEVAKVANEHEKLGRIVRSCRDGGGVVYCATRRDVEKVAGMLDGRGIRSFAYHAGMGDDDRRRIQDAFMAQDDAVVCATNAFGMGVDKPTIRFVAHFAIPKAIEAYYQEAGRAGRDGRPARAVLLFNHADVYLQERLVEANHPSAAMVRDVWKHLRTMGDGELPIGERQVAAAVSASPLQVGSAIKHLERAGHLQRSARGLVVLEPGLEDDELRVDFDGIAARRQRELQMVRRMSSYAYHEGCRRSYLLHYFGDEPVPCSGCDVCNGPSEPPVEELAPAPASRRGRKDRPTAANDEGPYDGEVFAALKELRLSLAKAEGVPPYVVFHDRALRAFARALPQTEEAFLSVAGAGPTKWERYGPHILATISQARRSSD